One genomic region from Ruegeria sp. TM1040 encodes:
- a CDS encoding type I restriction-modification system subunit M encodes MLPSHIRAQIDQIWNAFWSGGVSNPLSVIEQITYLLFIKRLDEIHTREEAKANMLGSEMERRIFPEGTFTYKVSDDPKDDETIERPYDDLRWQRLINFENREKMKLMDQHVFPFMRTMAEEGTAFATHMKDARLGFSSPALLDKVMRLLDVIQMDDRDTKGDVYEYMLGKIASAGQNGQFRTPRHIIELMVRLMAPTPKDTICDPAAGTCGFLVTAGEFLRETHPEMLRNPEQRQHFHNSMFHGFDFDPTMLRIGSMNMVLHGVENADVAYRDSLAEEHGADTGTYSLILANPPFAGSLDYDATAKDLQKVVKTKKTELLFLALFLRLMRTGGRAAVVVPEGVLFGSSKAHKDIRRIIVEDQKLDAIIKLPSGVFRPYAGVSTAIMIFTKTESGGTDNVWFYDMEADGLSLDDKRTDLLPSEKLGPVPAEALTEEEHAKNNLPDILARWGALEVEGERPRTAQSFMVPLAVIQATGTWDLSLNRYKEVAHKEVDHQPPKEIIAELRAIEAEIADGLDRLEEMLG; translated from the coding sequence GTGCTCCCCAGCCACATCCGCGCTCAAATAGACCAAATCTGGAATGCCTTCTGGTCAGGCGGTGTCTCCAATCCGCTCTCCGTGATCGAACAGATCACCTACCTGCTCTTTATCAAGCGGCTCGACGAAATCCATACGCGGGAAGAGGCCAAGGCCAACATGCTCGGCTCAGAGATGGAGCGGCGCATCTTCCCCGAGGGCACCTTCACCTACAAGGTCAGCGACGATCCAAAAGATGACGAAACCATCGAACGTCCTTACGACGATCTGCGTTGGCAACGGCTGATCAACTTCGAAAACCGCGAGAAGATGAAGCTGATGGATCAGCACGTCTTTCCCTTCATGCGGACCATGGCGGAGGAAGGAACAGCCTTCGCAACCCACATGAAAGACGCGCGTCTGGGTTTTTCCAGCCCGGCTCTTCTCGACAAGGTTATGCGACTTCTCGACGTCATCCAGATGGATGACCGGGACACCAAGGGCGATGTCTACGAATACATGCTCGGCAAGATCGCCAGCGCCGGGCAAAACGGCCAGTTCCGCACGCCGCGTCACATCATCGAGCTGATGGTGCGCCTGATGGCTCCTACGCCCAAGGACACGATCTGTGATCCTGCAGCGGGCACCTGCGGTTTCCTTGTCACGGCAGGGGAGTTTCTGCGCGAAACCCACCCGGAAATGCTGCGCAACCCCGAACAGCGCCAGCACTTCCATAACAGCATGTTCCACGGGTTCGATTTTGACCCGACCATGCTGCGCATCGGGTCGATGAACATGGTTCTGCACGGGGTCGAAAATGCCGACGTAGCTTACCGCGATAGTCTGGCCGAAGAACATGGGGCCGACACGGGCACTTATTCCTTAATCCTTGCCAACCCGCCATTCGCGGGGTCGCTGGACTACGACGCGACGGCCAAGGACCTCCAGAAAGTTGTGAAGACCAAGAAAACGGAACTGCTGTTTCTGGCCCTCTTCCTGCGCCTAATGCGCACCGGTGGCCGTGCCGCTGTAGTTGTGCCCGAAGGAGTTCTGTTTGGCTCCTCCAAGGCGCACAAGGACATCCGCCGGATCATCGTCGAAGATCAAAAGCTCGATGCGATCATCAAGCTGCCCTCGGGCGTGTTCCGCCCCTATGCCGGGGTGTCCACTGCCATCATGATCTTTACCAAGACCGAAAGCGGCGGCACGGATAACGTCTGGTTTTATGACATGGAGGCGGACGGGCTGAGCCTGGATGACAAGCGCACCGATCTGTTGCCGTCTGAAAAGTTGGGGCCAGTGCCCGCCGAGGCGCTGACCGAGGAAGAGCACGCCAAGAACAATCTGCCTGACATCCTGGCCCGTTGGGGCGCGCTGGAGGTCGAGGGGGAACGCCCCCGCACCGCGCAAAGTTTCATGGTGCCGCTGGCCGTTATTCAGGCCACGGGCACATGGGACCTGTCGCTCAACCGCTACAAGGAAGTGGCGCATAAGGAGGTCGACCACCAGCCCCCGAAAGAGATCATCGCCGAGCTGCGCGCGATTGAGGCCGAGATTGCCGATGGGCTGGATCGGTTGGAGGAGATGCTGGGATGA
- a CDS encoding DEAD/DEAH box helicase family protein, with protein sequence MTQFVFLTADFPDLLAHAKKAESAALSDPRGACFWARLTLETAIKWIYRNDPSMRSPYQDTLAALIAEPSLGQLTGPAIVTKARFIKDHGNRAAHDSGKPIKPQDAAAVVRELFHVCYWMARTYAKDAKPDSSLQFDASKLEKTLTISASTVAQIQALKEKHDAHAKALKDAEAAALASEEGRKRLEAELAQVRAEIKEIRQANTAVQDDHDYNEAATRDAFIDLLLNEAGWPLDQERDREFPVSGMPNDKGEGLVDYVLWGNDAKPLALVEAKRTMKDSRIGQQQAKLYADCLETMYGRRPVIFTTNGYEHWLWDDQMYPPRRVSGFLKRDELVLLHQRRGTRKSLDGVSVDQGIAGRFYQQRAIRRVGEAFERDRQRKALLVMATGSGKTRTVIALIDQLMRANWVRRVLFLADRVALVKQAHNAFKTHLPTAASANLLKNHDPARNDHSGARICLSTYPTMLGLIDDVKGGEKQFGPGHFDLIVIDEAHRSVYRKYRAIFDYFDGLLVGLTATPREEIDRDTYSLFELERGIPTDSYDLEDAVADEYLVPPRSISVPLKFQRDGIDYDSLSDEEKAEWDAIEWDDEGAVPDRVEAADLNRWLFNKDTVDKVLEHLMTNGIKVAGGDRLGKTIIFAKNSDHAKFIVERFDANYPHYMGQFARLIDYSVTYAQSLIDDFSEAEEAPHIAVSVDMLDTGIDVPEVVNLVFFKIVRSKTKFWQMVGRGTRTCEDLFGPGQDKQEFIIFDFCQNLEFFNENPKITDSPTARPIGERLFVSRVELISALDEAGNESPLAADIKDRLHQEVLGMNLENFIVRQARRPVERFQSAEAWDTLDLDARLALIEEVAGLPTAFEDGRLAAKQFDLLVLNAQLLLLRGDAAFANLQRRIVSFASALESLSNVPAVTQELELVLAIQTDEFWQDINVEILEDVRRRFRNLAELIQPKERKNVITDFEDSIGTSTTIDLPEVGSGVDKVRFKTKTRKFIEAHSDHIALQKIRRGEQLTPADLQELERMLIDEGVADHDVLDGLQNEGGLGVFLRSLTGLDRAAAKALFSDFAAANQLSANQTEFIDLIINSLCENGVLDPKTFYESPFTDLDDMGIMGVFSETQSAEIIRLVRETNQTAAA encoded by the coding sequence ATGACCCAATTCGTTTTCTTGACTGCAGATTTCCCCGACCTTCTAGCCCACGCGAAAAAGGCTGAGAGTGCGGCACTATCCGACCCACGAGGCGCATGCTTCTGGGCGCGGTTGACCTTGGAAACAGCGATAAAATGGATTTATCGCAACGACCCGTCGATGCGCTCGCCCTACCAGGACACTCTAGCGGCATTGATTGCAGAGCCGTCGCTCGGCCAACTCACTGGCCCGGCTATCGTCACCAAAGCGCGATTTATCAAAGATCATGGCAACCGGGCGGCGCATGACAGCGGTAAGCCGATCAAGCCTCAGGACGCCGCCGCTGTTGTGCGTGAGCTGTTCCATGTCTGCTATTGGATGGCGCGGACCTATGCAAAGGATGCGAAGCCAGACTCTTCGTTGCAGTTCGATGCCTCAAAGTTGGAAAAAACCCTGACGATTAGTGCCAGCACAGTTGCACAAATCCAGGCATTGAAAGAGAAGCACGACGCCCATGCCAAAGCGCTAAAGGACGCTGAAGCCGCCGCGCTCGCATCTGAGGAGGGTCGAAAGAGGCTCGAGGCTGAACTCGCGCAAGTGCGGGCGGAAATCAAAGAAATTCGCCAGGCCAACACTGCGGTACAAGATGACCACGACTACAATGAGGCCGCGACGCGCGATGCTTTCATTGATCTGCTGCTGAACGAGGCTGGGTGGCCGCTCGACCAGGAGCGCGACCGTGAATTTCCGGTATCAGGTATGCCTAATGACAAAGGTGAAGGCCTTGTCGATTATGTGCTTTGGGGAAACGATGCCAAGCCACTCGCCTTGGTCGAAGCGAAACGAACCATGAAGGACAGCCGGATAGGGCAGCAGCAAGCCAAGCTTTACGCCGATTGTCTTGAAACGATGTATGGGCGCCGTCCGGTGATTTTCACGACGAACGGCTATGAACATTGGCTCTGGGACGACCAGATGTACCCCCCGCGTCGTGTATCGGGCTTCCTGAAAAGGGATGAACTCGTCCTGCTTCACCAACGTAGAGGCACCAGAAAATCGTTAGATGGGGTGTCCGTAGACCAGGGTATTGCTGGGCGCTTTTACCAACAGCGAGCCATTCGCCGGGTAGGCGAGGCTTTTGAACGAGACCGACAGCGGAAGGCCTTGCTTGTAATGGCGACTGGCAGTGGCAAGACGCGAACGGTCATCGCGCTTATCGACCAGCTCATGCGCGCCAATTGGGTGCGGCGTGTGCTCTTCCTCGCGGATCGCGTTGCTCTGGTGAAACAGGCACACAATGCCTTCAAGACACACTTGCCGACGGCGGCAAGTGCAAACCTGCTGAAGAATCATGACCCGGCCAGGAACGATCATTCTGGTGCTCGTATTTGTCTATCGACCTATCCCACGATGTTGGGGTTGATCGACGACGTCAAAGGCGGTGAAAAGCAGTTTGGCCCCGGCCACTTTGACTTGATCGTGATCGACGAAGCGCACCGTTCTGTCTATCGGAAGTACCGTGCCATCTTCGACTATTTTGATGGACTCTTGGTCGGCCTCACGGCGACGCCGCGCGAAGAGATTGACCGAGACACATACTCGCTCTTTGAGCTGGAACGCGGAATACCAACCGACAGTTATGACTTAGAGGATGCGGTGGCGGATGAATATCTCGTACCGCCTAGATCGATCTCGGTCCCTTTGAAGTTCCAACGTGACGGTATCGACTACGACAGCCTTTCTGACGAAGAAAAAGCCGAGTGGGACGCAATCGAGTGGGATGATGAGGGCGCGGTTCCTGATCGGGTGGAGGCGGCTGACTTGAACCGCTGGCTGTTCAACAAGGATACAGTGGACAAAGTCCTTGAGCATCTAATGACCAACGGCATCAAAGTCGCCGGAGGCGACAGGCTTGGAAAGACAATCATTTTCGCTAAAAACAGCGATCATGCGAAGTTCATTGTCGAGCGCTTCGATGCCAACTACCCACATTACATGGGTCAGTTTGCACGTCTCATCGACTACAGTGTCACCTATGCGCAATCGTTGATCGACGATTTCTCAGAAGCGGAGGAAGCCCCCCATATCGCGGTCTCTGTCGATATGTTGGACACAGGCATTGATGTGCCCGAGGTCGTGAATCTCGTTTTTTTCAAGATTGTTCGTTCTAAAACGAAGTTCTGGCAAATGGTTGGTAGAGGCACCCGAACTTGCGAGGATCTGTTCGGGCCAGGGCAAGACAAACAAGAGTTCATCATCTTTGACTTCTGCCAAAACTTAGAGTTCTTCAACGAGAACCCGAAAATCACAGATAGCCCTACTGCGCGACCAATTGGCGAACGGTTGTTTGTGTCGCGTGTCGAGTTGATTAGCGCTTTGGACGAAGCCGGGAACGAAAGCCCCTTGGCTGCCGACATTAAGGACCGTTTGCATCAGGAAGTTCTCGGCATGAACTTAGAGAACTTCATCGTACGTCAAGCGCGCCGACCGGTCGAACGATTTCAAAGCGCCGAAGCTTGGGACACTTTGGACCTCGATGCACGTCTAGCTTTGATTGAAGAAGTTGCCGGTCTTCCTACAGCTTTCGAAGACGGCCGACTCGCAGCAAAGCAGTTCGATCTATTGGTGCTAAATGCCCAACTACTTCTACTTCGCGGTGACGCGGCATTCGCCAATCTTCAAAGACGGATCGTGTCCTTTGCTTCCGCCTTGGAAAGCCTTTCGAATGTTCCGGCAGTGACCCAAGAGCTTGAGCTCGTATTGGCGATCCAAACTGATGAGTTTTGGCAGGATATCAATGTTGAAATCCTAGAAGACGTCCGGCGACGCTTCCGCAACTTGGCAGAGCTAATCCAGCCGAAGGAACGAAAAAACGTTATCACGGATTTTGAAGACAGCATCGGCACCTCAACCACTATCGACTTGCCCGAAGTGGGAAGCGGCGTGGATAAGGTGCGTTTCAAAACCAAGACACGGAAATTCATCGAAGCCCATTCTGACCACATCGCTCTCCAAAAAATTCGGCGCGGCGAACAACTTACGCCCGCCGATCTTCAGGAGCTAGAACGTATGCTGATTGATGAAGGCGTAGCCGACCATGACGTTCTGGATGGCCTGCAGAATGAAGGTGGTCTCGGAGTGTTTCTGCGGTCGCTTACGGGGCTTGATCGAGCCGCAGCGAAAGCCTTGTTCAGCGATTTCGCGGCAGCCAACCAACTTTCGGCGAACCAAACAGAATTCATCGATCTAATCATCAACAGCCTTTGCGAAAATGGCGTTTTGGACCCCAAGACCTTCTATGAGAGTCCGTTCACTGACCTGGATGACATGGGGATTATGGGTGTTTTCAGTGAAACTCAATCGGCCGAGATAATCAGACTGGTCAGAGAAACCAATCAAACCGCTGCAGCCTAA
- a CDS encoding DUF262 and DUF1524 domain-containing protein, with the protein MKATDANLLNFINSAPQFVIPIYQRTYSWTERECRQLWEDIRRAGRSGHIPVHFLGSVVYIEESLSNTSSRAPLLVIDGQQRLTSVTLLLSALSRKVADEEPVDGFSFKKIRNRYLMDPDESGERAFKLLLSKTDRTTLNAVVSGDDLPEPQSMRVAENFKMFSRWLDQDDTAVSEVCSGLAKLMIVDVALSREHDNPQLIFESMNSTGKELSQADLIRNFVLMGLEPKLQTRLYEQYWRRMEEGFGQAAYASHFDGFMRNYLTVVTGSIPRLDDVYDAYKAYSQEQIGGGREVEDLVREVWEFSQYYGALVLGQEKDKALALGFRDLRELKVDVAYPFLLEVYKDYKTGALSADDFLEVVRLVEAYVFRRAICSVPTNSLNKTFATFGRELKKDRYLESVKAHMLNMKSYRRFPRDEEFVARIQDRDLYNFRSRTYWLRKFENFGRKERVEVDDYTIEHILPQNEKLSTEWQAALGSDWAAVQEKWLHTLGNLTLTGYNSEYSDKSFAEKRDMAGGFKESPLRVNNGLGSLDAWNEAAIKSRAQRLAQQAAEVWAAPSLSAEILATYRTPTEMANGYTIEDHPHLTSGKMRDLFEQFRREVMALDPSVSEQFLKIYVAYKAETNFADVVPQAKALRISINIEPYELHDPRGMAVDVTDVGRWGNGNTEVKLTDHEDLPYVLGLVRQALDRQLGADEPA; encoded by the coding sequence ATGAAAGCCACCGATGCCAACCTCCTGAACTTCATCAACAGCGCGCCGCAGTTCGTCATTCCGATCTATCAGCGGACCTATTCCTGGACCGAGCGTGAGTGTCGGCAGTTGTGGGAGGATATCCGGCGTGCGGGGCGCAGTGGTCATATCCCCGTGCATTTCCTTGGCTCGGTCGTTTACATCGAAGAAAGCCTGTCCAACACGTCCAGCCGCGCGCCGCTGCTTGTCATCGACGGCCAGCAGCGCCTGACCTCGGTCACGCTGCTCCTTTCTGCTCTGTCGCGCAAGGTGGCCGACGAGGAGCCGGTCGATGGCTTTTCGTTCAAGAAGATCCGCAACCGGTACCTGATGGACCCGGATGAAAGCGGCGAACGTGCTTTCAAGCTGTTATTGTCCAAGACGGACCGAACGACGCTGAACGCGGTGGTGTCGGGTGATGACCTGCCCGAGCCGCAATCGATGCGTGTTGCCGAGAACTTCAAGATGTTCTCACGTTGGCTCGACCAGGACGACACGGCTGTGTCCGAGGTTTGCTCTGGCCTTGCCAAGCTGATGATTGTGGACGTGGCGCTCAGCCGGGAACATGACAACCCTCAGCTGATTTTCGAAAGCATGAACTCGACGGGCAAGGAGCTGTCGCAGGCCGATCTGATCCGCAATTTCGTCTTGATGGGGTTGGAGCCGAAACTGCAAACACGGCTCTATGAGCAATACTGGCGGCGCATGGAAGAAGGTTTTGGTCAGGCAGCCTATGCCTCGCACTTTGATGGCTTCATGCGGAATTATCTGACGGTCGTGACAGGGTCGATCCCTAGGCTTGATGATGTCTACGATGCGTACAAGGCGTATTCCCAGGAACAAATTGGCGGTGGCCGTGAGGTGGAAGACCTTGTGCGGGAGGTCTGGGAATTCTCGCAGTACTACGGGGCGCTCGTACTGGGGCAAGAGAAAGATAAGGCCTTGGCGCTCGGCTTCAGGGATCTGCGAGAGCTGAAAGTTGATGTCGCCTACCCATTCCTTCTGGAGGTCTACAAAGACTATAAGACGGGCGCTTTGAGCGCTGACGATTTCCTTGAAGTGGTCCGCTTGGTCGAGGCCTATGTCTTCCGTCGTGCGATCTGTTCCGTGCCCACGAACTCCCTGAACAAGACCTTTGCGACATTTGGCCGAGAGCTGAAAAAAGATCGCTACCTGGAAAGCGTCAAGGCACACATGCTCAACATGAAGTCGTATCGCCGGTTTCCGCGTGATGAAGAGTTCGTCGCGCGCATTCAGGACCGCGACCTCTACAACTTCCGCAGCCGCACTTACTGGCTTCGGAAGTTCGAGAACTTCGGAAGAAAAGAGCGCGTCGAGGTCGACGATTACACGATTGAGCACATCCTGCCGCAGAACGAAAAGCTGTCAACGGAATGGCAAGCCGCCCTTGGATCGGACTGGGCTGCCGTGCAGGAGAAATGGCTTCACACGTTGGGGAACCTGACACTTACCGGGTATAATTCCGAATACAGCGACAAGAGTTTCGCTGAGAAGCGCGACATGGCTGGCGGCTTCAAGGAAAGCCCTTTGCGCGTCAACAACGGCTTGGGTTCGTTGGATGCGTGGAACGAAGCTGCGATCAAGTCGCGAGCCCAACGACTTGCGCAGCAGGCCGCTGAAGTTTGGGCCGCACCTTCTCTGAGCGCCGAAATCCTGGCGACCTATCGTACCCCGACTGAAATGGCCAACGGTTACACCATCGAAGATCATCCTCACCTTACATCGGGCAAGATGAGAGACCTCTTCGAGCAGTTCCGTCGCGAAGTGATGGCGTTGGACCCGAGTGTAAGTGAACAGTTCCTGAAGATTTACGTTGCTTACAAGGCCGAAACAAATTTCGCGGATGTCGTACCACAGGCCAAGGCGCTCAGGATTTCTATCAACATTGAACCTTATGAACTGCACGATCCGCGTGGGATGGCGGTCGATGTCACTGATGTAGGTCGATGGGGCAATGGGAATACCGAGGTCAAGCTAACGGACCACGAGGACCTGCCATATGTCTTGGGCCTGGTGCGGCAAGCACTGGACCGTCAACTCGGAGCGGATGAGCCAGCATGA
- a CDS encoding restriction endonuclease subunit S, producing the protein MSSVALGELVEIRGGGTPDKKVPDYWDGDIPWASVKDFKSTSLASTIDRITQAGVANSATQVIPAGNIIVPTRMAVGKAAINEIDLAINQDLKALIPSQRIDRQYLLHALLANAKTLEDQATGATVKGIKLDALRSLQIPLPPLQEQRRIAGILDQADALRRFRTRALDKLGTLGQAIFHEMFGASSPDHAAWEKINLSELVLPDDRINYGVVQPGPHDPEGVPIIRVADLASPVVAFDSIKRIAPSIDAEYGRSRLKGGEVLIGCVGSIGTTIIAPPEFAGANVARAVARVPLDTSRCEPRFVAEQLRSQRIQNYFTKEVRLVAQPTLNIKQIRETEIILPPKELQVSFVERVHEIEAQKAQHAAALTACDVLFASLQSTAFRGEV; encoded by the coding sequence ATGAGTTCAGTGGCCCTCGGTGAGTTGGTTGAAATCAGAGGCGGCGGCACGCCGGACAAGAAGGTTCCAGATTACTGGGACGGCGATATTCCTTGGGCATCTGTGAAGGACTTCAAAAGCACATCGCTCGCCTCAACCATCGACCGGATAACGCAAGCGGGTGTCGCGAACTCTGCCACTCAAGTTATCCCTGCTGGAAACATTATCGTCCCGACGCGTATGGCGGTTGGTAAGGCAGCAATCAATGAGATCGACCTAGCGATCAATCAAGACCTGAAGGCGCTGATCCCAAGCCAACGGATCGACCGCCAATACCTTCTGCATGCCCTTCTAGCCAACGCAAAGACGCTCGAAGACCAAGCCACAGGGGCTACCGTGAAGGGCATCAAGCTTGATGCTTTGAGATCTTTACAAATCCCCCTCCCTCCGTTGCAGGAGCAGAGGCGGATTGCGGGAATACTGGATCAGGCAGACGCGCTCCGCCGCTTCCGCACCCGCGCCCTCGACAAACTGGGCACCCTCGGCCAGGCGATCTTTCATGAGATGTTTGGGGCAAGCTCTCCTGACCATGCTGCGTGGGAGAAAATCAATCTGAGCGAACTGGTTCTGCCTGATGACCGCATCAATTATGGTGTCGTACAGCCTGGCCCTCACGACCCCGAAGGGGTTCCGATCATTCGTGTCGCCGATCTAGCGAGCCCGGTGGTCGCTTTTGATTCAATCAAACGGATCGCCCCGAGCATTGATGCAGAGTACGGGCGTTCAAGATTGAAGGGCGGTGAAGTGCTAATCGGCTGCGTCGGTTCGATTGGCACGACAATCATCGCTCCTCCAGAGTTCGCAGGAGCAAATGTTGCTCGCGCGGTTGCGCGTGTTCCCCTCGACACCAGCAGATGTGAACCGAGGTTTGTCGCTGAGCAACTACGATCTCAGCGGATACAAAATTACTTCACAAAAGAGGTCCGGCTTGTTGCGCAGCCCACCCTGAACATCAAGCAAATTCGCGAGACAGAAATCATTCTTCCGCCAAAGGAGCTGCAGGTTTCGTTTGTTGAACGTGTTCATGAAATCGAAGCCCAAAAAGCCCAGCACGCAGCAGCTCTGACGGCATGCGACGTGCTCTTTGCTTCCCTTCAGTCAACGGCTTTCCGGGGGGAAGTGTAA